In one window of Streptomyces roseofulvus DNA:
- a CDS encoding protein kinase domain-containing protein, with protein MNGRVVGGRYELATVIGQGGMGQVWTAYDTRLDRRVAVKLLSPAALTGPATAADELRRRFVRECRVTAHVDHPGLVTVHDAGSDGDDLYLVMQYVDGADLADHLAEHDPYPWEWAVCVAAQLCAVLAAVHAVPIVHRDLKPRNVMVRPDGTVTVLDLGVASVLDSDTTRLTHTGEPIGSPAYMAPEQAMGGAVGPRTDLYALGILLHELLSGNVPFAGSTALGVLHRHLYEPPLPLRQVRPEVPDALEALVLRLLAKDPAARPSGAHEVYEALLPLLPARGTPSGPMDPTRPFLRPHAPWPAAPRPAAPAAPAPAPVTDPRVAVPAHPPAPAQPPAQAAPRGADVAGTVEEVKRLLGEGALTQAVDLLGGILPAAAAAHGEGSPVVRILRKQYASTLLDDGQYRRALPELRRLSADDPGNAQFRYDIALCLEQLGETAEALAAFRAVLPAFEQGPGQDPGRAFDVRRRTGLLLVATGQHEEGQAELHRLLLDTERLYGPYHPPAAELRRALEHQRQLGRRV; from the coding sequence GTGAACGGCCGTGTCGTCGGCGGGCGGTACGAGCTCGCCACCGTCATCGGCCAGGGCGGCATGGGCCAGGTGTGGACCGCGTACGACACCCGGCTCGACCGCCGGGTCGCCGTGAAGCTCCTCAGCCCCGCCGCCCTCACCGGCCCCGCCACCGCCGCCGACGAACTGCGCCGCCGCTTCGTCCGCGAGTGCCGGGTCACCGCCCACGTCGACCACCCCGGCCTGGTCACCGTCCACGACGCCGGCAGCGACGGCGACGACCTGTACCTCGTCATGCAGTACGTCGACGGCGCCGACCTCGCCGACCACCTCGCCGAACACGACCCCTACCCGTGGGAGTGGGCCGTCTGCGTCGCCGCCCAGCTCTGCGCGGTGCTCGCCGCCGTCCACGCGGTGCCGATCGTCCACCGCGACCTCAAGCCGCGGAACGTGATGGTCCGCCCCGACGGCACCGTCACCGTCCTCGACCTCGGCGTCGCCTCCGTCCTGGACTCCGACACCACCCGCCTCACCCACACCGGCGAACCCATCGGCAGCCCCGCCTACATGGCGCCCGAACAGGCCATGGGCGGCGCCGTCGGCCCCCGGACCGACCTGTACGCGCTCGGCATCCTGCTCCACGAACTGCTCTCCGGGAACGTGCCGTTCGCCGGCTCCACCGCCCTCGGCGTCCTCCACCGCCACCTCTACGAGCCGCCCCTCCCGCTCCGCCAGGTCCGCCCCGAGGTCCCCGACGCCCTGGAGGCCCTCGTCCTCCGCCTGCTCGCCAAGGACCCGGCCGCCCGCCCCTCCGGCGCCCACGAGGTGTACGAGGCGCTGCTGCCGCTGCTCCCCGCGCGCGGCACCCCGTCCGGCCCGATGGACCCCACCCGCCCGTTCCTCCGCCCGCACGCCCCCTGGCCCGCCGCGCCCCGCCCGGCCGCCCCGGCCGCACCCGCCCCGGCACCCGTCACGGACCCCCGGGTCGCCGTCCCCGCCCATCCCCCGGCCCCGGCCCAGCCCCCCGCCCAGGCCGCTCCCCGGGGCGCGGACGTGGCGGGCACGGTGGAGGAGGTGAAGCGGCTCCTCGGCGAGGGCGCCCTCACCCAGGCCGTCGACCTGCTCGGCGGGATCCTCCCGGCCGCCGCCGCCGCGCACGGCGAGGGGTCCCCGGTCGTCCGGATCCTGCGCAAGCAGTACGCCTCCACCCTCCTCGACGACGGGCAGTACCGGCGCGCCCTGCCCGAGCTGCGCCGGCTCTCCGCCGACGACCCGGGCAACGCCCAGTTCCGCTACGACATCGCGCTCTGCCTGGAACAGCTCGGCGAGACCGCCGAGGCACTCGCCGCCTTCCGCGCCGTCCTCCCCGCCTTCGAGCAGGGGCCCGGCCAGGACCCCGGCCGCGCCTTCGACGTCCGGCGCCGCACCGGGCTCCTGCTGGTCGCGACCGGACAGCACGAGGAGGGCCAGGCGGAGCTGCACCGGCTCCTGCTCGACACCGAGCGGCTGTACGGGCCCTACCACCCGCCGGCGGCGGAGCTGCGGCGCGCCCTGGAGCACCAGCGCCAACTGGGGCGCCGCGTCTGA